A section of the Pirellulales bacterium genome encodes:
- a CDS encoding glycerophosphodiester phosphodiesterase family protein, translating to MTPSLIELLDSPKTLLLAHRGDSRVAPENTLPAFESALKLGVDLVELDYHQSADGVPVVFHDKELDRCTNACALWGGEKVLLSSRAWSDLCQLDAGGWYGEQFAGTRLATLEEALRLICPRAGCMIERKSGDAETLVALIDRLGVVDRCAVAAFDWSFLARCRELSSSIVLEALGTERLTSQRLDAAMQFAPRVIGWDNRHITAEGIGMVHRRRLKVWVWTVDDPARAAELIAWGADGVISNVPREIQPVVATSK from the coding sequence CCTCGCCCATCGCGGCGACAGCCGCGTCGCGCCTGAAAACACGCTGCCGGCCTTCGAGTCGGCCTTGAAGCTGGGCGTCGATCTGGTCGAACTCGATTACCATCAATCGGCCGACGGCGTGCCGGTGGTGTTTCATGACAAAGAACTTGATCGCTGCACCAATGCATGCGCGCTGTGGGGCGGCGAGAAGGTGTTGCTGTCGAGCCGGGCCTGGTCGGACCTTTGTCAACTCGATGCGGGCGGCTGGTATGGCGAGCAGTTCGCCGGCACGCGGCTCGCCACGCTGGAAGAGGCGTTGCGGCTGATATGTCCCAGGGCTGGCTGCATGATCGAGCGCAAATCGGGCGACGCGGAAACGCTCGTGGCGCTCATTGACCGTCTAGGTGTCGTCGATCGCTGTGCCGTGGCGGCTTTTGATTGGAGCTTTCTCGCACGCTGTCGCGAGCTTTCGTCCTCAATAGTTCTGGAGGCTTTGGGAACCGAGCGGTTGACATCCCAGCGTCTCGATGCGGCAATGCAGTTTGCCCCGCGAGTCATTGGCTGGGACAATCGTCATATCACCGCGGAAGGTATTGGTATGGTTCATCGCCGCCGCTTGAAAGTCTGGGTTTGGACGGTCGACGATCCTGCGCGCGCCGCGGAGCTGATTGCCTGGGGCGCCGACGGGGTGATTAGCAATGTGCCTCGCGAGATTCAGCCCGTTGTCGCGACGAGTAAATAA